The Bosea sp. 685 DNA window TGCCTCCGCGGCCTTTGCCGCCTTCATCCGGGCAGCAACGCGCTCGGCCGCTGTCTGCGGTTTGGACGGGGCGGAACTCAAGGCCGGGCTCCTCCAAGCATGTCCTGGAAAACGGCGCGCGCGATTCTCTGCCGAGCCGGGCGAAAGTCAACGCCACAACGACGTTTCAGGCCGGCAGCCCCGCCACCTGCCGAAGGGGACGTGGAGCCCATTTCCTTAAACGGGGGGATCTTTGACTTTACGCAACGCAAAGGCAATCTGCCGCAATAGCCTCGCCAGGATATCGACGATTGTCGATTCGAGGCGCGAATTGTCAATCGATTACGTAATTGACATGACACGCGTCCCGTTGAAACACTCCGATCCGGCAATCTTTCTCTAGAGCAGGATGCGAAAAATCGGTGCCCAGTTTTTCGCATCCTGCTCTGGGTCGATCCTTGTCATCAGCTTGCGACATCACCGTGATTCCCCAGCATGCGAGGCGTCCGGGAGCGGCATGATCCGGCGCTCCGACCCTGGGATTAAGGACAGCCCGACAACGCCGAGGAGCGCGCCAGATACACGAATGACTTCAGAGCCCTAAAGGACATGAACCTCTGGATGGACTTGAACCTCTGGATGGACTTGAACCTCTGGATGGACTTGGCCTCTCACCGTCTTCCGCCGCAAGGAGCGCTGCCATGACCTCGACCCTGCCTCCCGAACAATCGACCCTCGACCGCGAGATCCTCGACGAGTTGTTCGAGATCGTGCCTGACGAGTGGGACGCTTTCCTGCTCTCGGTCGAGCCGCGCAAGCTCGATGGCGACGGGCAGATCGTCACCATCGTCAATCCGGACGTCGCCGGGGCGGAAATTCCCGTGACAGAGGCGATCCGCGTGCGCGTCGCCAAGCTCGCGGCCTTCTTCGCCCGCGAAAAGCGCAGCTGGGAGCGCCTGACCTATGCCGCTTTCGCCGACGAGGCCGGCACCTGGCGCGTCAAGATCACCGCACCGCTGCCGCCCCCCACGGCACCGGCCGCATGAGCGCGCCGAAATCGGCCGTGGTCAAGATTAGGCACACGGTGCTTTCGTGCTTGTTCCGCCCCATTGCGCCACGTTACGATGCGTGAGCGTGGCTGACACAACGTTTGCCGGCTGCGTGACGAAGCGGGATGCGCCGCTCACGCCTTGATCTGGAATCACGACGATGGCTCGAAGGCTCGGCGATGTCTTGGAACAGTAAGGTCGTCTGGGGAGAAGGACTTTTTCTGCGGCCGCATCATCTGCAGCAGGCGGATCGCTATCTCGAAAACCTCGTCGATGCGCGCACGCGCTTCATCACGCCCTACCCCTGGGGCTTTTCGACACTCGAGATCGACCGCGACCTCGCCCAGCAGAGCCGCTTCGGCCTGCGCCGCGCGTCGGGCATCCTGCCTGACGGCACGCCCTTCGACATTCCCGCCCACAGCCCCCTGCCCGCTCCCATCGATGTGCCGGACGGCGCCGCCAAGCAGATGCTCTGGCTGACCATGCCGGTCGCGGCGGCCAATACGCGCGAGATCGACGAGCCGACGAGCGCTACCGCCAGTCGCTATGTCAGCGCCAGCGAGACGCTGATCGACTCGACTGCCGCCATGCGCGTCGAGGAGGAGATCGACGTTGCCTATCCCCGGCTCGGCTTCGATCTGCGCAAGACGGCCAAGCCCGGCTATGTCGGCATGCCGATCGCCCGCATCGTCGAGGTGCGCGACAAGACCATCGTCTTCGACGACAAGTTCATCCCGCCCGTGCTGATCACCTCGGCCTATCCCGCGATCGATGGCTGGATCGACCGCGCCATCGGCTGGATCGAGGCCAAGCTGGAGGAGCTGGCGCGCTATGCGGCGGACCCCACCGCCGGCGGCGGGCTGCAGAGCGCCGATTTCTTCGTGCTGCAGCTGCTCAACCGGCACCTGCCGGTGCTGCAGCATTTCCGGCATTCGCGCTATATCCATCCGGAGCGGCTCTATGAGGAGTTCGTGCGGATGGTCGGCGAACTCGCGACCTTCGCCACGCCGGAGCGCCGGACGCGAACCTATCCGCGCTACGACCACGACAATCTCGAACTCGTCTTCGAGCCGATCCTGCGCGACCTGCAGGATTTCCTCAGCGCCAGGCTCGGCCGCCGCGCTATCCGGCTCGAGCTGATCGAGCGCGCGCCCAACGCCTTCGTCTCGACGATCCGCGACCGCAGCCTGTTCCGCAACGCCAATTTCGTGCTGGAGGTCGCGGCGCGCCGCCCCCTGATCGAGATCCAGCTGCAATTCCCGCAGCTCTTCAAGATCGGCCCGAACACGAAGATGAACGACATCGTCAACGCCCATCTGCCGGGCGTCGGCCTCAATCACATTCCGACCCCGCCGCCGCAGATCCGCGCGGTCGCGGACCATGTCTACTTCCTGCTGGACAAGAACTCTCCACTCTGGCCTGAATTCAGCACGGCAAACGCGATCGGCCTGCATTTCTCGGGCGACTGGCCGGAACTGCAGCTCGATCTCTGGGCGATCCTCGGAGACAGGCGATGACCGAGCCCAAAGACCCGTTCGAACCTGCCTACAACCCCAATGAGCGCACGGTGGTGCGGCCCAATCCCGGTGGCAGGCGCCCGGTCGCGCCGAGCCCGCCCATCCCGCAGCCCGAGCAGCCGGGCCCGTTCACGCCGTCGGCCTACCCGCCCCCGCCCGCCTCCTACCATCCGGCCTCAGGCTACCAGCCGCCGCCGAGCTACCCACAGACAGATCCCAACGCCGCCGCGCAGGACGCCTGGGCCGACGCGCCGGGCCAAAACTATCAGCAGCCGGCCCCACCGCCCTACCAGCCGCCGCCGGTGCAGAGCTACGCTCCCCCGCCCCAACCCGCGCCGCAGCCGCAAACATCAGGCTCCGTGCCTCAGGTCGCGCCGCGCGAGATGCCGGTGGCGCCCAATGAAAATCCGATCATGAGCGCGGCCGCGCCGATCCTCTCGATCCTCGGGCGCCTGCGCGTGGCCCTGGCCTATGCCTCGTTCAGCCAGCTGATGGACCAGGTCGCCGGCGCGATCCAGCGCTTCGAGGCCGACGTCACCGGCGCCGGCATCGGCCAGGAGCAGGCCAAGCAAGCGAAGTACACGCTCTGCGCCACCGCCGACGACATCGTCCAGAACATCCCGGCGCAGGATCGCCAGCTCTGGACGCAGTACAGCATGCTGAGCCGCTTCTTCGGCGAGCGCACCGGCGGCATCCGCTTCTTCGAGGAACTCGACCGGGCCAAGCAGGACCCGATCCTGAACTACAATGTGCTGGAGCTGCAGCATGCCTGCCTGGCGCTGGGCTTCCAGGGCGTGCACCGGACCTCGGCCGGCGGCCCGGCGACCTTGCAGACGATCCAGCGCAATCTCTACGAGACGCTGCGGCGCGTGAAGCAGCGCGTCAATCAGGAGCTCTCGCCGCGCTGGCAGGGCCAGGACATGGCGGCGCGCGGCACGACCGTGCGCATCCCGTTCTGGGCGATGGCCTCGCTTGCGGGCGTCCTGCTACTCGCCATGTACCTGACCCTGCGTTCGCTTTTGAGCTCCGGCAGCGACGCGGTGATCGACGATGTCGGCCGCATCTTCCCGACGACCGACGTCTCGATCGAGCGGCGCGTCGTCCAGCCGGTGAAGCCCACGCCTCCGCCGCCGATCAAGACGACGCAGCTCGAACGCATCCGCGCGGCGCTGGCGACCGAGATCGGCGAGCAGAAGCTGGCGGTGGATTCGGTCTCGACCGGCATCATCGTGCGCGTCAACAGCTTCGCCTCCTTCGAGCCCGGCAAGGCGACGGTGATCGACGCCTTCCGCCCGCTCGCCAAGCGCATCGCGCAGACGCTGGAGAAGGAGCCCGGCCAGATCAAGGTCACCGGCCACTCCGACAACACGCCGATCAAGACCGTGCGCTTCGCCAATAACTACGAATTGTCGGTCGAACGCGCCAAGGCCGTCGGGGCCCTCCTCACCGAGGATCTCAGCGACAAGAAGCGTATCGTCGCCGACGGCAAGGGCGACACCGCGCCCATCGCCTCGAACGATACGATCGAAGGTCGCGCGCGCAACCGGCGCGTCGACGTCCAGATCCCTCATGAACGCTGACCTGAGGCGGAGGCGCTCGTGACCCTGGCAATCTGGTTCCGCATCGTCATCAGCCTGATCGGGCTTGCCGCCTTCGGCGCGCTGGTCTGGTTCGCCAGCCCGTTGATCTCGATCGCCGGGATCTATCCCTTCGATTCCGAATGGGTGCGCTTCGCCATCATCGCGGTGGTCTCGCTCATCGTGCTCGGCCTGCTGGTCTGGGGCATCATCCGGCGCAGGCGCGAGGCGGCGGCGCTGGAGCAGGGCCTGGCCGATGCCGCCGTCGACGAAGGCGATGGCGACGTGCTCGGCGAGCGCATGGCGGACGCGCTGTTGACGCTGAAGAAATCCGCGGGCTCGAGCGCGACTTATCTCTACGAGCTGCCCTGGTATGTGCTGATCGGCCCGCCGGGCTCCGGCAAGACCACGGCCCTGGTCAATTCGGGGCTGAAGTTCCCACTCGCCAAGGGCGGCGCGCCGTCCGCCGTCGCGGGCGTCGGCGGCACGCGCTATTGCGATTGGTGGTTCACCGACGACGCCGTGCTGATCGACACGGCCGGCCGTTACACCACGCAGGATTCCGACGCCTCGGCCGACCGCAAGAGCTGGCTCGCCTTCCTCGACCTGCTCAAGAAGAACCGGCCGAACCAGCCAATCAACGGCGTCATGCTGGCGATCAGCATCGAGGATGTGCTGACCGCATCGCCGGCCGAACTCAACGCCCATTCCGATGCGATCCGGGCGCGATTGACCGAGTTGCACGACAATCTCAAGGTCGATTTCCCGGTCTATGCGCTGTTCACCAAGATGGACCTCGTTTCCGGGTTCATGGAGTATTTCCAGCATCTGAACGAGGCCTCGCGGCGCGTGGTCTGGGGCCATACCTTCCAGACCGACGACAAGACGCTGAACATGATCAGCGAGGTGCCCGACGAGTTCGACGCGCTGGTGGAGCGTCTCAATTCCGAATTGCCCGACCGGCTCCAGGAAGAGCCCACGCCCAGCGCGCGCGTGCAGATCTTCGGCTTCCCGACCCAGATGGCGGCGGTGAAGAACCCGATCATCGAGTTCCTCAACCGCATCTTCGAGCCGACGCGCTATCATTCGCGCGCGACCCTGCGCGGCTTCTATTTCACCTCTGGCACGCAGCAGGGCACGCCGATCGACCAGTTGATCGGCGCGATGGCGCGCAATTTCGGCGCGAACCAGGTTGCCGCCGCTGCGATGTCGGGCTCGGGCAAGAGCTTCTTCCTCACCGATCTGATCACCAAGGTGGTGATCGGCGAATCCGCCTGGGTCTCGACCGACCGCAGGGCAGTGCGCCGCGCCTTCGCCTTGAAGGCGGCCGCCTACAGCGTGCTGGCTCTGGTGACGCTAGGCGGGGCGGCCGCGTGGTGGACGAGCTACACCCGCAATGTCGACCTGATCGCCGAGACCAACGACCAGACCAAGACCTTCGTGGCGACCGCAGCCCCGATCATCCAGGAGCCGACCGTCGCCGATCGCGATCTGGAGAAGATCGTGCCGCTGCTCGACGCATTGCGCGCCCTGCCCGCCGGCTATGCGCAGGAGGGCGTCTCGCCGCCCATGCGGGCGACTTTCGGCCTGAGCCAGTGGGACCGGCTCGGCTCGTCCTCGGAAGCGGTCTACAAGACCGGGCTGGAGCGCCTGCTGCGCTCACGCCTGATCTTCCGCATGGAAGAGCTGATCGAGGCCAACCGATCGCGGCCCGATTTCATCTATGAGGCGCTCAAGGTCTATCTCATCCTCGGCGGCCGCCAGAAGATGGACGAGGATCTGATCCTGCTCTGGATGCGGCGCGACTGGGTCGACAATCTCTATCAGGGCGCCGCCAATGTGCGCCTGCGCGAGGAACTCAGCCAGCACCTCACCGCGATGCTGCGCCTGCCCGATTCCGGCGGCGCCGGTACGCTGACGCTCAACGAACCCTTGATCGAGGAGGCGCAGAAGACGCTGGCGCGGTTGAGCCTGGCCGAGCGCGCCTATCAATTGCTGCGCGTCCAGGCGCGCGCCTCGCCGGGCAAGCCCGATTGGACGGCCGCCGCCAAGGGCGGCGCCGACGCCAAGCTCGTCTTCGAAGGGCCCCGCGGCGGCGAGCTCGAGAATGTCCGCGTGCCGTTCTTCTATACCTATGCCGGCTTCCATGAGGGCTTCATCGGCCGCCTGCGCGACGTCGCCAAGCAGATCGAAGAGGAGCGCTGGGTGCTGGGCACGGCCGGCGACCAGACCGCCGTCTCTGATCAGTACGAGGCGCTGCCGCGCGCCTTGCTGGAGCTCTACGCCAAGGATTTCATTGCCTCCTGGCAGGGCACGATGGCAGCACTGCGCTTCCGGCCGCTGCTCGCCAACAAGCCGCAATATCCGGCGCTGAGCGCGGCGTCGGCCGTCACCTCGCCGCTGAAGCAGGTGTTGGAATCGATCCGCGACGAGACCAAGCTCACCCGCGAGCGCCCTGCACCACCGGCCGGGCAGACCGCGACGCAATCGGCAGCCGGCTCCTTGAGCCAGGCCCAGCAGGCGCAGAACCTGGCGCAGCGGCTCGGCGTCAGCACGGGCAATTCCTCGACGACGCTCTCGCGGATGGATATCGCGCTCAAGGCGATGGAGAAGCCCAACACCGCCAGTGGAGAACAGGCCCCGGGCGCGACCATCGAGGCGGCCTTCAAACCGTTCCACCAATTATTCGAGGGCGAGCAGGGCCGCCGGCCGATCGACCAGGTGCTGCTCGCCTTCTCCGAGGTGAACCAGAATCTGCGCCTGCTCGCGACCAACCCGGCGCTGGCGCCGCAGGTCAACGCCACCTTGCCGGGGCAGATCCAGACTTTGCGCAACAGCGCCAACCTGATCCCGCAGCCCTTCTCCAACCTGATCCAGACCGCCGCCACGAGCTTCGAGAATGAATTGACCGGCAGTTCTGTCTCGCAGCTCCTGCAGGATCTGCGCTCGCAGGTCACCGCGACCTGCAACCTGATCGTGACCAACCGCTACCCCTTCGCACGCGGCAGCGACCGCGACGTGCCACTGGCCGATTTCGGCCGGTTGTTCGGCACGGGCGGCATCATGGACAAGTTCTACACCACCAATCTCGCGCCGCTGGTCGATACGTCCAAGCCCGAATGGGCCTTCAAGCAGAACATCAGCGTGGCGCGCTCGCTGCCGCCCGCCGCGCTCAAGGAGTTCCAGCGCGCCGCCGACATCAAGGACGCGTTCTTCGGCACCGGCGGCAACATGCCCTCCTTCACCATGGCGATCACGCCGCAGCCGGCGGCGAGTTCCGGCTCCGCGCCGACGATCAAGCTCGACATCAGCGGCGTCGCAGTCGTGGCGCAGGCGGGCGGCGGGCCGACGCCGGTGGTCTGGCCGGGGCCCGCCGGGCTCGACCGCACGGTGATCTCGAGCCAGACCACGAGCACGGGGCTGTTTGGCGGCGTGACCAGCAGCCCGCCCGTCTTCGGACCGGAGAAGCGCGGCCCCTGGGCCTTCTTCCGCTTCCTCGATCTCGGCTCGGTGTCGAAGCGCGGCGAGGCCCTGGTCGCCAGCTACTCCGTCGGCGGCCAGTCGATTTCCTACCAGATCAACGTATCGTCCCTGAAGAACCCGCTGACATTGCCGGCCCTGCGGGAATTCAGATGTCCGGGAGGCTGAGGCAGGATGCATTGCGCCCTTTTCGGCAAGCTACCGGCCAAGCGCGATTTCATCGCGGTGAACATGCCGCGCGAACTCCTGCGCTTCTGGGAGATCTGGCTGCAGGGCGGCATGGCGGCCAGCATCCAGGCGCTCGGGCCAGGCTGGAAGGAGGTCTATCTCAGCGCGCCGATCTGGCGCTTCTGGCTCGGCTCCTCGCATCTCGGCTGCGAGGTGCTCGGCGCCTTCATGCCTTCGCTCGACGGCGTCGGCCGCTATTTCCCGCTCGCCGTCCTGGCGATGGCGCCCGAAGGCCAGGCCTTCGCCGCGCCGACCGAGAACGCGCAGGCCTCATGGTTCGAGAGCGCGGAGGCCTTCCTGCTCGATACGCTGGAGCCCGACGCCGTCTATGAGGCGACACTGGCTGCGCTCGAAAGCCTGCCCTTGCCCGAGAGCGTCGCGCGCGACACGCAGCCAGCAGTCGTCGCCTCCAATCGCGGGCTGCTTGGTGTGAGCGACGACGCCACGACCGAGATTCCAGCCTTGCTGGCGCGGCTCGAACGCTCGGACAAGGCCGCCCGCCAGGCGGCCGGCTCCTGGTGGTGGAGCATCGGTGGCGATAGCTTTCCCGCGCTTGCGCTCCGTGCCGAGCGGCTGCCGGAAGCGCAGCATTTCACGTTGCTGCTGACGGGTCCGACCGCCGGTCCCGAGAGCGGCGGCGCTGATAAGAGCGGCGAGAGCGCACAACCGGCCAGGATCGGAGTCGAGCCTTGATGGACAGCACCCTTCCGCCCCCGTCCATGCGCGCGAGCAACGATCCGCTCGCCATGCTTGCCGGTGCGCTCGACCAGCAGGCCAGCTTCCGCTTCGAGACCGGAGCGGCCACCGATGTCGGCAAGGTGCGCAGCGAGAACGAGGACAGCTACATCGTTCACACTGACGCCGGCCTCTGGTGCGTCGCCGACGGCATGGGCGGCTACGAGGCCGGCAAGCTCGCCTCCTCCACCGTCGTCGAGACGCTGCGCACGATCGGCCAGGCGGCTTCGCCGGCGGACCTTCTCGCGCGGTTCCAGGACCGGGTGCTGCAGGCCAATATCGGCCTGCGCAAGGCCGGCGAGGAACGAGGCCTCACGACCTTCGGCACCACCGTCGTCGCCCTCTTGATCTATGAGCGCTTCTTCGCCTGCTGCTGGGCCGGCGACAGCCGGACCTACCGCATCCGGCAAGGCCGGCTGTCGCAGGTCTCGCGCGACCATACCGAGGTGCAGGACCTCGTCGACCAGGGACAGTTGACCCCGGAGGAAGCCAAGCGCTGGCCGGGGCGCAACATCATCACGCGCGCCATCGGCGTGAGCGACCTTCCCGATCTCGACCTGATTCAGGGCGTGGTGGAAGACGGGGACGTTTTCGTGCTATGCAGCGATGGCCTGACCGGCCATGTCTCGGATACCGAAATCCTGGCCGGCGTGGCCGGGCGTGCGCCGCAAGCGGCCTGCGACCATCTGGTCGAGCTCACTCTTGCGCGCGGCGCGAGCGACAACGTCACGGTGATCGTCGTGGCCTGCGAGCCTAAGGACGCGGAAGCGCCAGTCTCCCCCTCGCCGGCCAGAAGCGACGCCGACGGGCGCGAGGCTTGAAGCGATGCGGTGGCATGAAACAGGGATGACGGAGATGCGGCGGCTTTGCCGTCGCCTTGTCCGTGCCCTGTCGGCCACCGGCTCCGGCGAAGGCTCCGGCTCCGGCGAAGGCTTGGCGCCATGAGCGACAACGGCGCCACCGTCATCATTCCGCGCGCCCGCGTCGCCGTCGGGACGACGCTGAACGGGATCTATCGGATCGACCATCCCATCGCCGCCGGCGGCATGGGCGAGATCTACAAGGGCTACGCCATCCAGACCGGCGATGCGGTCGCGATCAAGATGATCCGCTCCGATCTCGCCGAGAACGAGAGCGCGCTCGCGCTGTTTCGTAAGGAAGCCTCCTCGCTGCACAACCTGCAGCACGAGGCCATCGTGCGTTATTACCTGTTCTCGATCGATCCGCAGCTCGGCCGCGCCTATCTCGCGATGGAGTTTGTCGACGGCACCTCGCTGAAGGACCATCTCGTCCGCGGGCCACTGTCCTTCGAGGACACCTGCATCCTGCAGCAGCGGATCGCCTCGGGGCTGCATTCGGCCCACAAGCTCGGTATCATCCATCGCGACGTCGCCCCCGACAACGTCATCCTGCCCGGGGCTGACGTGGCCTTGGCCAAGATCCTCGATTTCGGCATCGCGCGCTCGACGCGGGCCGGCGAGCAGACGATCATCGGCAGCGGCTTCGCCGGCAAGTACAACTATGTCTCGCCGGAGCAGCTTGGCCTGTTCGGCGGCGAC harbors:
- the tagF gene encoding type VI secretion system-associated protein TagF; protein product: MHCALFGKLPAKRDFIAVNMPRELLRFWEIWLQGGMAASIQALGPGWKEVYLSAPIWRFWLGSSHLGCEVLGAFMPSLDGVGRYFPLAVLAMAPEGQAFAAPTENAQASWFESAEAFLLDTLEPDAVYEATLAALESLPLPESVARDTQPAVVASNRGLLGVSDDATTEIPALLARLERSDKAARQAAGSWWWSIGGDSFPALALRAERLPEAQHFTLLLTGPTAGPESGGADKSGESAQPARIGVEP
- a CDS encoding PP2C family protein-serine/threonine phosphatase translates to MDSTLPPPSMRASNDPLAMLAGALDQQASFRFETGAATDVGKVRSENEDSYIVHTDAGLWCVADGMGGYEAGKLASSTVVETLRTIGQAASPADLLARFQDRVLQANIGLRKAGEERGLTTFGTTVVALLIYERFFACCWAGDSRTYRIRQGRLSQVSRDHTEVQDLVDQGQLTPEEAKRWPGRNIITRAIGVSDLPDLDLIQGVVEDGDVFVLCSDGLTGHVSDTEILAGVAGRAPQAACDHLVELTLARGASDNVTVIVVACEPKDAEAPVSPSPARSDADGREA
- the tssM gene encoding type VI secretion system membrane subunit TssM, translating into MTLAIWFRIVISLIGLAAFGALVWFASPLISIAGIYPFDSEWVRFAIIAVVSLIVLGLLVWGIIRRRREAAALEQGLADAAVDEGDGDVLGERMADALLTLKKSAGSSATYLYELPWYVLIGPPGSGKTTALVNSGLKFPLAKGGAPSAVAGVGGTRYCDWWFTDDAVLIDTAGRYTTQDSDASADRKSWLAFLDLLKKNRPNQPINGVMLAISIEDVLTASPAELNAHSDAIRARLTELHDNLKVDFPVYALFTKMDLVSGFMEYFQHLNEASRRVVWGHTFQTDDKTLNMISEVPDEFDALVERLNSELPDRLQEEPTPSARVQIFGFPTQMAAVKNPIIEFLNRIFEPTRYHSRATLRGFYFTSGTQQGTPIDQLIGAMARNFGANQVAAAAMSGSGKSFFLTDLITKVVIGESAWVSTDRRAVRRAFALKAAAYSVLALVTLGGAAAWWTSYTRNVDLIAETNDQTKTFVATAAPIIQEPTVADRDLEKIVPLLDALRALPAGYAQEGVSPPMRATFGLSQWDRLGSSSEAVYKTGLERLLRSRLIFRMEELIEANRSRPDFIYEALKVYLILGGRQKMDEDLILLWMRRDWVDNLYQGAANVRLREELSQHLTAMLRLPDSGGAGTLTLNEPLIEEAQKTLARLSLAERAYQLLRVQARASPGKPDWTAAAKGGADAKLVFEGPRGGELENVRVPFFYTYAGFHEGFIGRLRDVAKQIEEERWVLGTAGDQTAVSDQYEALPRALLELYAKDFIASWQGTMAALRFRPLLANKPQYPALSAASAVTSPLKQVLESIRDETKLTRERPAPPAGQTATQSAAGSLSQAQQAQNLAQRLGVSTGNSSTTLSRMDIALKAMEKPNTASGEQAPGATIEAAFKPFHQLFEGEQGRRPIDQVLLAFSEVNQNLRLLATNPALAPQVNATLPGQIQTLRNSANLIPQPFSNLIQTAATSFENELTGSSVSQLLQDLRSQVTATCNLIVTNRYPFARGSDRDVPLADFGRLFGTGGIMDKFYTTNLAPLVDTSKPEWAFKQNISVARSLPPAALKEFQRAADIKDAFFGTGGNMPSFTMAITPQPAASSGSAPTIKLDISGVAVVAQAGGGPTPVVWPGPAGLDRTVISSQTTSTGLFGGVTSSPPVFGPEKRGPWAFFRFLDLGSVSKRGEALVASYSVGGQSISYQINVSSLKNPLTLPALREFRCPGG
- the tssK gene encoding type VI secretion system baseplate subunit TssK — encoded protein: MSWNSKVVWGEGLFLRPHHLQQADRYLENLVDARTRFITPYPWGFSTLEIDRDLAQQSRFGLRRASGILPDGTPFDIPAHSPLPAPIDVPDGAAKQMLWLTMPVAAANTREIDEPTSATASRYVSASETLIDSTAAMRVEEEIDVAYPRLGFDLRKTAKPGYVGMPIARIVEVRDKTIVFDDKFIPPVLITSAYPAIDGWIDRAIGWIEAKLEELARYAADPTAGGGLQSADFFVLQLLNRHLPVLQHFRHSRYIHPERLYEEFVRMVGELATFATPERRTRTYPRYDHDNLELVFEPILRDLQDFLSARLGRRAIRLELIERAPNAFVSTIRDRSLFRNANFVLEVAARRPLIEIQLQFPQLFKIGPNTKMNDIVNAHLPGVGLNHIPTPPPQIRAVADHVYFLLDKNSPLWPEFSTANAIGLHFSGDWPELQLDLWAILGDRR
- the tssL gene encoding type VI secretion system protein TssL, long form, with product MTEPKDPFEPAYNPNERTVVRPNPGGRRPVAPSPPIPQPEQPGPFTPSAYPPPPASYHPASGYQPPPSYPQTDPNAAAQDAWADAPGQNYQQPAPPPYQPPPVQSYAPPPQPAPQPQTSGSVPQVAPREMPVAPNENPIMSAAAPILSILGRLRVALAYASFSQLMDQVAGAIQRFEADVTGAGIGQEQAKQAKYTLCATADDIVQNIPAQDRQLWTQYSMLSRFFGERTGGIRFFEELDRAKQDPILNYNVLELQHACLALGFQGVHRTSAGGPATLQTIQRNLYETLRRVKQRVNQELSPRWQGQDMAARGTTVRIPFWAMASLAGVLLLAMYLTLRSLLSSGSDAVIDDVGRIFPTTDVSIERRVVQPVKPTPPPPIKTTQLERIRAALATEIGEQKLAVDSVSTGIIVRVNSFASFEPGKATVIDAFRPLAKRIAQTLEKEPGQIKVTGHSDNTPIKTVRFANNYELSVERAKAVGALLTEDLSDKKRIVADGKGDTAPIASNDTIEGRARNRRVDVQIPHER